The following proteins are encoded in a genomic region of Sneathiella marina:
- the proS gene encoding proline--tRNA ligase, with the protein MRLSQFFLPTLKEDPKEAQIVSHRLMLRAGMIQQSSAGIYSWLPLGHRVLKNIENIVREEQNRAGALEILMPTLQPADLWRESGRYDDYGKEMLRITDRHDRDMLYGPTNEEQVTDIFRSHVKSYKNLPLNLYHIQWKFRDEVRPRFGIMRGREFLMKDAYSFDLDYEGAKIAYNNMFVAYLKTFARLGVKAIPLRADTGPIGGDLSHEFIVLADTGESEVFYHKDLLGLETPTQAEYSPEQLQSIVDEWTGYYAAADDMHDAEACDVAESDLITRRGIEVGHIFHFGDKYSKPLGASVAGPDGKEAVVSMGSYGIGVSRLVGGIIEASHDENGIIWPASVAPFDVGLINLKSGDEACDTACTEFYGKLTNAGVDVLYDDTSGRAGEKFAKMDLIGLPWQATIGPRGVKSGVVEVKNRASGEKQELSLDDALKLLVG; encoded by the coding sequence ATGCGCCTATCACAGTTTTTTTTACCTACCCTTAAAGAAGATCCCAAGGAAGCGCAGATTGTCTCGCATCGGTTAATGCTGCGTGCCGGTATGATCCAGCAGTCCTCCGCGGGTATCTATTCCTGGTTACCACTTGGCCATAGGGTTTTGAAAAATATCGAAAATATAGTCCGTGAAGAGCAAAATCGCGCCGGAGCCTTGGAGATCCTGATGCCGACATTGCAGCCGGCAGATTTATGGCGTGAGTCCGGGCGGTATGACGATTACGGTAAAGAAATGCTGCGGATTACGGATCGTCACGACCGGGATATGCTATATGGCCCGACCAATGAGGAACAGGTTACGGATATTTTCAGATCCCATGTGAAAAGCTATAAAAACCTGCCTCTAAATCTCTATCATATCCAATGGAAGTTTCGAGATGAAGTTCGCCCTAGGTTTGGTATTATGAGGGGGCGTGAATTTCTGATGAAGGATGCCTATTCCTTTGATCTGGATTATGAAGGCGCTAAAATCGCTTACAACAATATGTTCGTTGCCTATTTGAAGACCTTTGCACGGCTTGGTGTGAAAGCAATTCCACTTCGTGCGGATACGGGCCCCATAGGCGGGGACCTGTCCCATGAATTTATCGTGTTAGCGGATACAGGCGAAAGTGAAGTTTTCTATCATAAAGATTTACTTGGCTTGGAAACACCCACGCAAGCCGAATATTCGCCAGAACAATTGCAATCCATTGTCGATGAATGGACGGGATATTACGCTGCGGCCGACGATATGCATGACGCGGAGGCTTGTGACGTCGCGGAGAGTGACCTGATAACCCGGCGGGGTATTGAAGTCGGCCATATATTCCATTTTGGGGATAAATATTCGAAACCCTTGGGCGCCTCTGTTGCGGGCCCAGATGGGAAAGAAGCCGTTGTTTCAATGGGGTCATATGGAATTGGGGTGTCTCGGCTGGTTGGCGGGATCATTGAAGCAAGTCATGACGAAAACGGTATTATATGGCCAGCTTCCGTGGCGCCATTTGATGTTGGCTTGATTAACCTGAAAAGTGGGGATGAGGCTTGCGATACAGCATGTACGGAATTTTATGGAAAACTCACCAATGCGGGTGTTGATGTATTGTATGATGACACTTCCGGACGAGCTGGTGAAAAATTTGCGAAGATGGACCTGATTGGACTGCCCTGGCAGGCAACAATCGGCCCGCGTGGGGTAAAATCAGGGGTTGTCGAAGTTAAAAATCGTGCTTCCGGCGAAAAACAGGAACTTTCCCTTGATGACGCATTAAAACTGTTGGTGGGCTAG
- a CDS encoding DUF1467 family protein has translation MSIVGGIVIFVVTWLLVLFMVLPWGVRTQEESDEGVEPGTVESAPVNPRIWMKFAITTGITVCLFVIIWTIIELELIDLRAFFQNT, from the coding sequence ATGTCTATCGTAGGCGGAATTGTAATTTTTGTCGTGACCTGGCTACTCGTCCTATTCATGGTGCTGCCTTGGGGGGTGCGGACGCAGGAGGAATCAGATGAAGGCGTGGAACCAGGAACCGTTGAAAGTGCCCCGGTAAATCCGCGGATATGGATGAAATTTGCTATAACAACCGGGATTACAGTTTGTCTTTTTGTTATAATATGGACGATAATTGAGCTTGAACTTATTGATTTAAGGGCATTTTTCCAAAACACATAA
- the mce gene encoding methylmalonyl-CoA epimerase, with product MIGRLNHVAIAVPDLEAAATVYKDTLGATVSAPQDEPDNGVTVVFVELDNTKIELLYPLGENSPIAGFLAKNTSGGMHHVCYEVEDIIAARDQLVEKGARILGDGEPKIGAHKKPVLFLHPKDFSGTLVELEQV from the coding sequence ATGATAGGACGGTTAAACCATGTGGCTATCGCAGTACCGGATTTGGAAGCTGCCGCCACCGTATACAAAGATACATTGGGAGCGACAGTCAGCGCACCGCAAGATGAGCCTGACAATGGTGTCACAGTGGTGTTCGTTGAGTTGGACAATACTAAAATTGAATTACTGTATCCATTGGGTGAAAATTCACCTATTGCAGGGTTTCTTGCAAAAAACACCTCAGGGGGCATGCATCATGTTTGTTATGAGGTTGAAGATATTATTGCGGCGCGAGACCAGCTGGTTGAAAAAGGCGCCCGGATTCTCGGAGATGGAGAGCCGAAAATTGGTGCTCACAAGAAACCTGTTTTATTCCTACATCCCAAAGACTTCTCGGGAACACTTGTCGAGCTGGAACAAGTATAA